The sequence CAACATCTGAATCCCTAAAGTATAATAATTATCATCCTGTCGCCGGGGGTTGCCGGATAACAGGCCTGATTCCAGATTACGCCTGGTAATGGAAAAAAAGAACTTTAATATATTGCTTTGCAGATCATATTGATTGGCGGCCAGAAGTTCCACCAACCGATCAAAAGGCGGCATCGCGGGGTCATTGGCAATGCTTTTCATATCTTCCGGCCATTCGCCATCTTCCTGCTGGTACTGTTGAAGCCCTCTCAAAGCCGGCCTGGCACTGCCCTGGGTTTCGTTATAAACCTCTTTAAACGAAGGCTGACGTCCCAAAGCCAAGGTCTGTAAAAATTTTATACCGGTTAATTGACGCAGTTGTCTTAATTCCGGTATATCAGTGGCGGGCATGAGATAATAATCCAACAACCGAAAGCCGATCATGGTGCGCAATTGCCGGAGTATCCAGTCTTGATGTCGTCTAAAAGATTGTCTTGCCAATTCCCTGCTTTTGCGCACCCGCCCGCCAGTCAGATCCGGATAGATATCCGGTTCCCAATCATGCCAGCGGCGGTTCCCAATCATGCCAGCGGTCATCCAGCCATTCCCCTGTGTCATAAAGATAGTTGGAAGCGGCGAAATGTTTAAGGGAGTAAATCGTCAGGTTCAAGGCTAACAGGCAGAGCAAATAATCTCCCAGGACCCGTACCGGTACTACAGGTGGAGCATAGGCCCGCAAAAACAGGGAAAAGTCCTCCCTGAATAACCGGGCCTGCTTGGGACATAATGGTTCAAAACCGGAAATCTCTCCCTTTCTGTCGGCCGGTTTGCGTAATCCCTCAACTACCCTTACGGCCAAGAGAGCTTCGATATCTAAATCAACTGAATTATCATAGGTGTCTAAATCCGCATTAAGGAAAAAATGTGGGCGAGGATGGGTAAGACCGACGCCGAAGATCTGCCAAAACAAGTTCTGGGGAGATTGCAGGGGAAAGATATTTTCATCTCCCAAAGGAGCCGTGTCCGGTTTTTGGTGTAAAATGGCCGCCAGAAATTCAGGAACTGATCTGGTATTTGCCCAATTGGTTGGTAGGTCAACCCGATAGGTCATAAAGTGCAAGGGGCGGACGCTCATGACTTTTTCTGTGCCAGCGCGCTCAATGAGACGCAATACGCTGGCTTTCAGCCACTCTTCCAGAATCCTCCGGCTATTATCATCATCAAAACCGATAAACTTGTCTTTCCTCTGGGATAATTCTGCGGCCACATCTCTGGCCGTTCGTCCCGCCCAGTCGCCTCTGCCCCGGCGTCTGGCCGTGCGGGTCAGATAAAAAAAACCTGGAAGAATATCCTCCAAAAAGAAATCGTTATAATAAATCCGCATGGCGGGCTCATAGCGCGCCCCCTTGAGGTACTTGAGTTCGTTGGGGATTTGGAGCTTGCTCATGACATCGCCTCCAGAATAATGCGGCGGGTGCCCTCCTGGAGTTCCTGTCGGGCGCGGTAAGAACCCAGGCTGGGATGCAGCAGACAGACTTCTTTGGCCGGCATGGCCAGCAGCCGGTTTTTAAAGAGTTCCAGGTTGGCCGCTACTCCTTCCAGTTCGGCCGACCCCAAGCGATACCCCTCGGCAAAACGGATCAGCAGTTCAAAAAGTTCAGCGGAAATCTCCAGAGTGGGATCGGCTTCAGGGCCATACTGGAGCAACATCGCCGTGGGCAAAGCGCTCAATATTAAGGCCTGGGTCTCAGAGCTTTCCCAGGTCAGGCGGAATTTCTCCAGTTCGAAAAGCCGGACCACAATAAGCTCAGTTTTAGGACTGGCCGCAGTGCGCACCGCCAGATAGCGATCCAGCAGGTCCTCCGGCACATTATCCGTGAGAGAGATACCTCGGCATACGAGTCGGCATAAGTCATCGGGCAGTTCATATCGTCCTTGCCGGAAAGCGGTTAGGTTCTCCACCCACTTTGGAAAGCTGCGGAAAGGGGTCATCTCCAACCAGGAATATGCCCTTGCATGCCGTTCCTCTTCTGGGGATTTTCCCTCAAAAAACAGGCGGCGGCGGACTTCCGCAAAACCCGAGAATGGATTTTGATCACTTGGTATCTCCGTGATCCATTTCAAAGCACGATGGGGCATCCGGTCCGCGGCGCCGGTAAAAAGGTCTTCTAGACGTTCCGGGGATTTCAGTGAGGAAGCGATAAACCTGTCCAAGCGCGGGTTATCCACTTTTCCCGGATCGAAATCCACCAATTCGGCCAGGAGACGCCCACCCCGTTCTCCGGTGGTGAAAACCCGTTCAAAATAGAGTTTTCTTTTTTGCCGTTTCATAAATTCCTCGAATCGGCTTTCACCTGCATCTTCCTTCTGAGGCGCCTCTTCCAACTCTTGGTGAATTTCTTCGCAGGGTTGTTCACCAAAAATGATATAGGCCAACATAGATCTCAGTTCACGAATAGTAATATGCAGACGCCCCTGGCTGTGGACAATAGCCAGGAGAGTTTTAAGGCGTTCCCGCACCTGGGCCCCCAAAACCGGATTCCGCAAAGTTTCAACATGAAACCGCACATGACAAGAAGGCGCGGCGCGGCAACTTTGACAAATTTGCCAGGGGTCATCTGCGGGTTTAAATTCGCCCCAACCGCCCATCAAAAGAGCTGTGAGGATTTCATCAAAAGCGCTTTGCAGATTGTCCCCTGCTACCAGAGACCTACGGTTAAGGTCCACCAGAACGATTTCCGGGTGCGGCTGGCCCAGCTCGGGATCAAAGAATCGAGCAAGGTGATCAAGAAGCCAGTTGGATTTCTGTTGTCGATCATTTAGAAACTCTAGCAAACGACCATCATTGATAGCCAATAGTTGGGTGCGTCCCAGGGTGGCTGCCAAGTCTGGAATTTCTCCAGCATTGACCAACGGATCAAACAGACGCTCCAATACTTCCTCGCTGGACAGACCCCGCAGACTATCGGCGGCGGAGCCATCCAGAACGCACTCATAAGTCCACCCGCCATGTTCCAGGATCCAATGATTCAAAGGCAGAAATTCGCCTTCAAATCCCAGTCTAAGAGCCAATTGTTGCAAAAACGCGGTTTTCCCATCTCCAGGATTGCCAGCCAGGATTACCAGGGCAAACCGATGATTAAGAATTTTTGGCATTAATTCACGGTCCAGATCGGTGGGCACATAAGTAGCCCGGGCAAAAGGGCTATCTAGACCTCGATTCTCAGCATTGCAGGCTCCCAGGTTATAAACTTTTATGGCTTCGGTCAGATAGGGGACTATCCCCCGTTCTTGTTGTATTAAAGGCGCTTTGTCTCCCAGTTCGGGACAAGCCACTAAAGCCTGCCGGAACTCTTGGGCATTGGCAAATCTATCCATGGCTTCCGGGGCGATGGCCCGGCGCAATACTTCGAGAAGTTCTCGGCTGGCCAGATTGGTAGATGAAAAAAAGTCCTCTCTGATCTTCTGCTTATTCCAAACCCCTCCCTCACAATCGTAGGGCAGTTCGCCAAAGAGCAGTGCACAAAGGACCAACCCCAGGGAATAAACATCGCCACTGGGGGGCCAATCAACATTAGGGAGATCGCGTTCCGGCGGGCGATACGGCGCGGTGCCGACAATTCCCCCTAAAGGGCCGGTTCCTCCCAAATACGCTAGGCCGAAATCAATCAAATACGGCTGATCCTTATCGATGATGATATTGGTCGGACTAATGTCCCCATGGTAAACCGCAGGATTGCGAGTTTCCATATAGGCCAAGGCATTGGCCAGAGCCATAGCCCATTTGGCAACCTGGGGAGCGGAGGTCCTTCCCTGAGCGATAATATCCCGGCAAGATTTGCCAGGAACATATTTCTCCAGGAGATGGTAAGAGGACTCAGGCGCGGTCCTGACATCAAAGGCCCTGATGATATTGGGATGATCCAGAACACTCAATGCATTAAAGGCCCACCTGGCCGATTCCAACAGTTCCGGATAGCGCAACACCTTAGCCACATATTCTTGGGAATCCTCCTCATGCCTAGCCACGCGGTAGGCATGAAAACAGCCACCGGTGCCCAAATAGCCTAAGATGATATAGTCTCCTATCTGGGCTCCTTGAGGTAAGGGATGCAGGCTTGGCTTAGGTCTGGGCAAAGAGATCGGTTTATGTTGGAGCAATTCCTCCAAGAGGTCCAGCGCTTCGGACAAGTTTTTTAGGCGCTCTTTAGAATCGTAAGCTACCATCAACTGAATCAAGGCTTGGAGATCATCTAATTTGACCAGATCAGACAAGTCTCCCCAAAAGTGCAATTCCGGCTCGGGGTCTTGAGGTTGACGAGGGCGGTTCCCAAAAGGTTTAGCGCCAGAAAATATCTCAAATAAAATCACCCCTAAGGAGTAAACATCTGAGGCCTCGCTGGCGTTGTGTAAGGATTCCGTGACTTCTGGAGCTTGGTAAGGCGATTGGGGAAGGTCATCAAGAGGGTGGAGCGAGGAGGTGGGAAGCTTAGACAACTCAAAGCCAGTGACAACGAAGTCGTAATCCGTTTGATAAAAATATATGTTTGCCGGGGTAAGTTGCCGATGAATTACTTTGGCATCATGGAAGCTTTTCACGATCTCGCATAGACGCTTGGCTGCCGCCAGGCGGTTTTCCGCAGACCATTCCACTTCTGCCAACCTTGAGGCCAAGGAAGGTCCTGAAGGTAAATCCAATGCAAAGAAATAAAGGTCTCCCCCATATCCGGAAACTTCCTGGAAGCTCTCTACTACCCTGACCACCCCCGGAATATTGCGCAATTTTGATAAGGTCCTACATTCCCGCTCAGCCCGTTTTTGCCATTCCTCTCTGGAATGGGGCTCAGGTAGGTAAGAAAAATCATAAAGTTTCAGAAGGACTTCTTCCCCGAATTTCTCCCTTTCGGCCCGATAGGACTGCACCACCGGGCCAGCCGCAAGTTTTTCCAGAAGACGATAATGACTGATCCTTTGAAGTCGCTGTTTGATACGGGCCACTACTTTTTCCCCAGCGATAAGCCCTTCGATTAGCTCTCTTTCGTGGGGTGATAGTTTTTTGCCTTGACATGAGACTTGGCCAAAAAAACTATCAACATCGGCCAACTGGCAGACATGGGCTGAAATCCGTGAATCATTCACCCGCAATTGAACATCAGGCGCTGATAGGATAACGACGCCCTCCACCCAAATGGCCGACAATCTGGAATCCATGGTGGCCAGTTTGCCCTTGAGCATCTTAGCGGCATGTAGAATATTGTTTAGGACCCGTTCCCGGGCGGTGCCGTTTTCAAAAATCCATGTGTGCTCGTCGCCGGTGATGGGACCAGTAAACCCTTTTTCATCCACTGCCCAGACACAGCGGTCGCCAACGATAATAGCGTCGATCTCTCTAGTAAGTTCCCCGGTGGTTACCTGGACATTGCCAAATATCACCCAGTCCACCGGCAATTTCTTTTGAAGATATTCTAAGGTTTTCTTTTCGCCGCGCGTGACCGCCTCACCAAGAGAGATTAATTTTGCCATGCTAGTTCTCCACCGATTCAACTAAATCCTATCAGGCCGCCCTTCGCCCCCCTACCGTACCACTTGCAATGGTTTTAGCGAAAACAAGCTGTACAGTTAATATTACCTACGTGTGGTTCAGACAGACGCCTAAAGTTCATAGTCTAAGGCTTGGCCTTCCGGAAGGGACGGCCATAACTATTCAGTAATATTATTATTGCGTTTCTTTACCTGAGCTATAATGCTAAATTCCGGTTTCCTCATAGGTGATCGCGAAGTTAGTATCTGACAGCCACTTTTTGAACCCGGGGTTATCGCTGAACTGCTTGAACAGCTCGGTGTGGTCCGACAGCATGCCGATGATTACCTTCTGCAGCGCTCGGTCGTGTTCCAGCCGGGCTGCGGCTTTGTCGGAGTTTTTCATGGCATTTTGGTAAGCTCTATCGGCTGCCACCAGCGCCGGGATTTCCTCAGAAATAACCTGCCCAATCCGGTCCTTGTCCTTCCAGTCAATGTTGCCAAACTGGTCGTTGAACGCCTTGATAATGTTGCTCAGTTTGTCAAGTTTGGGTTCGGGTTTCCTGCCACCGCCGCTGGCCGGCACCGGTCCGATCTCGGCGTCTTCATCGGGCAAGGCGATTTTCAATGATTCCTTGACTTCGACGCGGTAGCTGTCCATATCTATGGTTTCGAGGATGCCTTTGGACAGGTCATCCTCCTTCGGGGCTGGCAATTTCGGGATGAGGAAGTTTAAGAATATCGATAACTTCTCCCATTCGGCATTCGAATAGGGCAGGATCGAGGCCAGGAACTGATAAGTCCGCACGAAGGCTTTGGCTTTTCCTTTAAAGTCGACTTGGCCGTCCTCGTCGAGGTCACTGTTATACACGGCCACGCAGGCGTCAAGAATTGGGTCCAGCTTCTCCCGGTCTGCGCCCCCGAGGAATAGCTCAACCAGTTGCTCTACCTGGGACCAGGCATAGACCTGGTAGCCATCAAGCGTCGCCTTCAAGTCATGCAGTTTGTTCGGGTCGGTCTCCTCGCTTAGTATCGTGGTGCGGTAATAGTCGGCAAAGGCCTTGGTGATGGTGTCCACATCATTCAAGAAGTCGAGCACAAAGGTATCGGTTTTTTGGGGGCGCGCCCGGTTCAACCGTGATAAAGTCTGCACTGCCTTAATACCGGCCAGCTGCTTATCCACGTACATAGTGTGCAACAGCGGCTCATCGTAGCCGGTCTGGAACTTTTCCGCCACAATTAAAAAGCGGTAGGGGTCTTGCTGGAACTTTTTTTCGATCTGACCGCTGGGGAATCCATTTAATGATGCCTCGGTAACTTTCTGACCTCCGTAGTCATGCTCGCCGGAAAAGGCCACAATGGCCTCATAGGGGCTTTTGCGCTCTTTTAAGTAAGCCTTAAAGGCATGGTAATATTGGATCGCCCGCTCAATGCCGCTGGTGACCACCATGGCCCTCGCCTGGCCACCGATTTTTCTTCTCCCTATTACCATGTCATGGAAGTGGTCGATCATGATCTCGGCTTTCTGCCGGATCGCATGTTCATGCGACTCCACGTAGCGCCGCAGTTTTTTCTGGGCCTTTTTGGTATCGAATTCGGGATCGTCCTCTACCGTCTTCATCAAGCGGTAATAGCTGTCCACCGGTGTATAGCTGGCCAGCACATCCAGGATGAAGCCCTCCTGAATGGCCTGCTTCATGGTGTAGCTGTGAAAAGGCCGATGCCTGACCTTATCCCCTTCGGGCACCGGCTCACCAAAAATTTCCAGGGTCTTGTTTTTGGGAGTGGCGGTGAAGGCGAAGTAACTGGCGTTGGGCAGCATCTTCCGGGCCTCCATGATCCGGTTGATTCTGTCCTCGTAGTCTTCCTCCTCCTGTTCGCCGCCATGTTCGGACAGCACCATACTCATCTTGGCAGCGGTCCGCCCGCCTTGGCTGGAGTGGGCCTCATCAATGATAATGGCAAATTTCCGGCCCCGGTGCTCATCGCCGATCTCGTCTAAAATGAATGGAAACTTCTGGATGGTCGAGATAATGATCTTCTTGCCACTCTGGAGGAAGCGCCGCAGGTCGCCGCTTCTTTCGGCATGGCCCACCGTGGCCGACACCTGGGCAAACTGCTTAATCGTATCCTTGATCTGCTTGTCCAACACCCGCCGGTCGGTAACCACAATTATGGAGTCAAATTGCGGCTGGCCGCCGTCCTTCAGGCCGATAAGCTGGTGTGCCAGCCAGGCGATGGAGTTGCTCTTGCCGCTGCCGGCCGAGTGCTGGATCATATACCGTTTGCCCACGCCGCTAACCTGCGCGTCGGCCAGGAGCTTCCGCACCACGTCGAGCTGATGGTAACGGGGGAAAATCTGCTTCAACTTCTTCCGCCCTTTGTCGTCCCTCTCCTCCACGATCTGGGCATAGTTCTCGATGATGTCCGTCAGTCCGGTCTTGGTCAGAATCCGCTTCCAGAGGTAATCCGTCTTGATGCCGCTCTCATTGGGCGGGTTGCCGGCCCCGTCCTGCCAGCCCTGATTAAAAGGCAAAAACCATGAATCCTTGCCCTTCAGGTGGGTGCACATCCGCACTTCCTGGTCATCCACCGCAAAATGCACCATACCGCGGCCGAACTGAAACAGCAGTTCCTTGGGTTCCCGGTCACGCTGATATTGTTGCACTGCGTCGGCCACGGTCTGTTTGGTCAAGCGGTTCTTTAGCTCAAAGGTGGCCACTGGCAGGCCGTTGATAAAGAGGCAGAGGTCCAGAGACAGTTGGGTCTCGTCCTTACTGTAGCGCAGTTGCCGGGTGATACTGAAGATATTGGCGGCAAACCGTTGTTCGGCCTTGACATTGCCGGGGGTAGGGGTGCCGTAGAACAGGTCCAGGCTCAATGGCCCATGCTTGATCCCGCGGCGCAGCACGTCGATGACGCCGCGTTTGGCGATCTCGCCCTGCAACCGGTGCAGGAATTGGTTGCGTTTGGGACTCTCTTGGGCTAAATCTAGCGCAGCCGCCGCCTTGGGCTGGGTGGCCTCCAGGAAGGACTTAAGCTTGGCCAGGTCCACCGCATGATCGCGGTCATAGTCCTCGTTGCGACCCGGCTGGTAACCGGCCTCATGCACCAAGGAATGGACGATGAGGGCCTCTAGACCGGCTTCGGTGGTGTCAGTGACAGTCATTAGGCTTTCTTAATTCATCAAGGTCGGGCTGCTGGCCGGACCCGGTCACTGATTGTCAAAACGCAGTTTTGTTCAATGTTTGATTATTATTTCAATTCCTTAATTATCTGCTCAATCTCTCAGCTAGACGCCGAGAGCTCTTTTCTTCATAAGATGGCCAGCTCTTCCTGTAAGATGATCGGTTGCAGCCGGAGTTTAATGGTTTTGTATTACACTAGATCGACCTTGCGTCCCAAGGCATCTTCCAGCTCATGCTTCAAACGGATAAATTCAAACAGACTTATGGTCTTTCCGGTCTCCACCAGGATATCAATATCGCTGGTTCCGGTCATTTCCCCCCGGGGCCAGGAGCCAAAAAAACCCGCCCGTTTGATCCCATAGCGGTGCGGAATAAGCCGGACAATGTTTTTAAGATGCTCAAGTTGGTTAATAGCTGTTTTTCATTATTGTCCCAGGATTTAGGAGTATCGTGCCCGGCGACCTGTTGATGGCGGCCATGGACATCTGTCCGGGTAGCTAAGCATAAACGAGTTTACGGTTTGGCACCGATTTTAACCGGTTAATTTTTGCCGCAGCATGTCCATCTGGCCTTTGAGCTCTGGCACATCCAATTGCACGATGTTCCAAATTTCCTCCAAATCAATGTCCAGATAATCGTGCACCAGGACATTGCGCAGCGCGATGATACCCTTCCAGGCTACTTCCGGGAAGGTTGCTTTGGCGCCATCTGATATGTGTTTAATGGATTCCCCTAAGTTTTGGAGACTCCGCAGCACGGCATATTGGATCAAGTCGGAGGAGAAAAACGCCTCTTTGCCCGTGGCAGTGAATTTTTCAATACGGTCGATCTCTTCGATTACCTTGATGACATAAAAGGCGTCATCTTTCATAACGGCCTGGCCTCTTGCAACACCCGGTCGCGGATATACCAATGCAGCGCTTTTTCCGTGACCACATCCACCCGGCAACCCAGAAGACTCTCTAGATCGGCGATCAGACCTCCGGGAAACCAGGGGGTCCGGTGGGGACCAGCCTCGATGAGCAGGTCCAAGTCGCTGCCCTCCCCGGCCTCCCCCCGGGCCGCGGAGCCGAACACCCGGACGCTCCGAACCCCGTGTCGACTAGCGATCCTGAGAATCTCCTCCCGCTTTTCTTGCAGCAACTGTTCTACAGACATCGACATCAGTGACTTCCTCAGGCATTATTATATTCCTTAAGCGATCCTTAGATCGCTCAAAGAGATTCTGTCAATCATTGTCGCATTGGTTCTAACCTCTGTCAACTATAGGAGAAAACGAACAAATCAATAAACTAGTGATGATGCCTCATTCTCTCAATTCCGCTGCTGCCATCTCCCCCGCCTCATCAGTGTCCAATTCCAACTCTTCCTCTTCACCGAGTTCCAGCAACTCCGATTCCTCCTCTTCCAACCTTGGTGCTTCCCCCTGCCATCCTCTCACGTCCAGCTTGCCGGTTACCACATCGGCAATGAGGCGGGTGCGGTACTCACGGATCAGGTCGATTTCGCGCTGGGCCTTTAAGACGGCAGCCTGAATTTGATTACACTGGTCACGAATGGA comes from Deltaproteobacteria bacterium and encodes:
- a CDS encoding protein kinase is translated as MAKLISLGEAVTRGEKKTLEYLQKKLPVDWVIFGNVQVTTGELTREIDAIIVGDRCVWAVDEKGFTGPITGDEHTWIFENGTARERVLNNILHAAKMLKGKLATMDSRLSAIWVEGVVILSAPDVQLRVNDSRISAHVCQLADVDSFFGQVSCQGKKLSPHERELIEGLIAGEKVVARIKQRLQRISHYRLLEKLAAGPVVQSYRAEREKFGEEVLLKLYDFSYLPEPHSREEWQKRAERECRTLSKLRNIPGVVRVVESFQEVSGYGGDLYFFALDLPSGPSLASRLAEVEWSAENRLAAAKRLCEIVKSFHDAKVIHRQLTPANIYFYQTDYDFVVTGFELSKLPTSSLHPLDDLPQSPYQAPEVTESLHNASEASDVYSLGVILFEIFSGAKPFGNRPRQPQDPEPELHFWGDLSDLVKLDDLQALIQLMVAYDSKERLKNLSEALDLLEELLQHKPISLPRPKPSLHPLPQGAQIGDYIILGYLGTGGCFHAYRVARHEEDSQEYVAKVLRYPELLESARWAFNALSVLDHPNIIRAFDVRTAPESSYHLLEKYVPGKSCRDIIAQGRTSAPQVAKWAMALANALAYMETRNPAVYHGDISPTNIIIDKDQPYLIDFGLAYLGGTGPLGGIVGTAPYRPPERDLPNVDWPPSGDVYSLGLVLCALLFGELPYDCEGGVWNKQKIREDFFSSTNLASRELLEVLRRAIAPEAMDRFANAQEFRQALVACPELGDKAPLIQQERGIVPYLTEAIKVYNLGACNAENRGLDSPFARATYVPTDLDRELMPKILNHRFALVILAGNPGDGKTAFLQQLALRLGFEGEFLPLNHWILEHGGWTYECVLDGSAADSLRGLSSEEVLERLFDPLVNAGEIPDLAATLGRTQLLAINDGRLLEFLNDRQQKSNWLLDHLARFFDPELGQPHPEIVLVDLNRRSLVAGDNLQSAFDEILTALLMGGWGEFKPADDPWQICQSCRAAPSCHVRFHVETLRNPVLGAQVRERLKTLLAIVHSQGRLHITIRELRSMLAYIIFGEQPCEEIHQELEEAPQKEDAGESRFEEFMKRQKRKLYFERVFTTGERGGRLLAELVDFDPGKVDNPRLDRFIASSLKSPERLEDLFTGAADRMPHRALKWITEIPSDQNPFSGFAEVRRRLFFEGKSPEEERHARAYSWLEMTPFRSFPKWVENLTAFRQGRYELPDDLCRLVCRGISLTDNVPEDLLDRYLAVRTAASPKTELIVVRLFELEKFRLTWESSETQALILSALPTAMLLQYGPEADPTLEISAELFELLIRFAEGYRLGSAELEGVAANLELFKNRLLAMPAKEVCLLHPSLGSYRARQELQEGTRRIILEAMS
- a CDS encoding type I restriction endonuclease subunit R, whose protein sequence is MTVTDTTEAGLEALIVHSLVHEAGYQPGRNEDYDRDHAVDLAKLKSFLEATQPKAAAALDLAQESPKRNQFLHRLQGEIAKRGVIDVLRRGIKHGPLSLDLFYGTPTPGNVKAEQRFAANIFSITRQLRYSKDETQLSLDLCLFINGLPVATFELKNRLTKQTVADAVQQYQRDREPKELLFQFGRGMVHFAVDDQEVRMCTHLKGKDSWFLPFNQGWQDGAGNPPNESGIKTDYLWKRILTKTGLTDIIENYAQIVEERDDKGRKKLKQIFPRYHQLDVVRKLLADAQVSGVGKRYMIQHSAGSGKSNSIAWLAHQLIGLKDGGQPQFDSIIVVTDRRVLDKQIKDTIKQFAQVSATVGHAERSGDLRRFLQSGKKIIISTIQKFPFILDEIGDEHRGRKFAIIIDEAHSSQGGRTAAKMSMVLSEHGGEQEEEDYEDRINRIMEARKMLPNASYFAFTATPKNKTLEIFGEPVPEGDKVRHRPFHSYTMKQAIQEGFILDVLASYTPVDSYYRLMKTVEDDPEFDTKKAQKKLRRYVESHEHAIRQKAEIMIDHFHDMVIGRRKIGGQARAMVVTSGIERAIQYYHAFKAYLKERKSPYEAIVAFSGEHDYGGQKVTEASLNGFPSGQIEKKFQQDPYRFLIVAEKFQTGYDEPLLHTMYVDKQLAGIKAVQTLSRLNRARPQKTDTFVLDFLNDVDTITKAFADYYRTTILSEETDPNKLHDLKATLDGYQVYAWSQVEQLVELFLGGADREKLDPILDACVAVYNSDLDEDGQVDFKGKAKAFVRTYQFLASILPYSNAEWEKLSIFLNFLIPKLPAPKEDDLSKGILETIDMDSYRVEVKESLKIALPDEDAEIGPVPASGGGRKPEPKLDKLSNIIKAFNDQFGNIDWKDKDRIGQVISEEIPALVAADRAYQNAMKNSDKAAARLEHDRALQKVIIGMLSDHTELFKQFSDNPGFKKWLSDTNFAITYEETGI
- a CDS encoding DUF86 domain-containing protein is translated as MKDDAFYVIKVIEEIDRIEKFTATGKEAFFSSDLIQYAVLRSLQNLGESIKHISDGAKATFPEVAWKGIIALRNVLVHDYLDIDLEEIWNIVQLDVPELKGQMDMLRQKLTG
- a CDS encoding nucleotidyltransferase family protein, translated to MSVEQLLQEKREEILRIASRHGVRSVRVFGSAARGEAGEGSDLDLLIEAGPHRTPWFPGGLIADLESLLGCRVDVVTEKALHWYIRDRVLQEARPL